The proteins below are encoded in one region of Paenibacillus sp. YYML68:
- a CDS encoding histidine phosphatase family protein, with protein sequence MITIGFIRHGTTEWNLAGRMQGQMDTPLAEAGRHQAERIAERLRGESWDGIWSSDLKRALETAECIASMTGIPLLGTDARLRERSFGQLEGTTLEERISRWGTEWRELDLGLESDESLLLRWSSFLEELEESHEGKRMLVVSHGGYIVPIVESIRQEKLEQHLMNTSLTVMVKHQSEGWSFPVLNCTRHLP encoded by the coding sequence ATGATAACGATAGGTTTTATTCGGCATGGTACGACAGAGTGGAATCTCGCAGGACGCATGCAGGGGCAGATGGATACACCACTAGCAGAGGCGGGACGCCATCAGGCAGAGCGAATTGCCGAGCGGCTGCGGGGCGAAAGCTGGGATGGGATATGGTCGAGCGACTTGAAGCGTGCGCTGGAGACGGCGGAATGTATCGCCAGCATGACGGGGATTCCGTTGCTCGGGACGGATGCCAGACTGCGAGAGCGTTCGTTCGGACAGCTGGAAGGAACGACGCTGGAGGAGCGTATCAGCCGCTGGGGAACCGAGTGGCGCGAGCTTGACCTTGGCCTCGAGAGCGATGAGTCGCTGCTGCTGCGCTGGTCCTCATTTCTTGAGGAGCTTGAAGAATCGCATGAGGGCAAGCGAATGCTTGTCGTCAGTCATGGCGGCTATATCGTACCGATTGTGGAGTCAATCCGGCAAGAGAAGCTGGAGCAGCATCTCATGAACACGTCGCTCACCGTGATGGTCAAGCACCAATCCGAAGGCTGGAGCTTCCCTGTGCTTAACTGTACGAGACATCTCCCCTGA
- a CDS encoding gamma carbonic anhydrase family protein produces MLHSYNGIMPKVHQTAFLAAGVQLIGDVVIEEGASVWYNTVLRGDLAPIRIGRRSNIQDGCIGHVNTDQPLIVEDEVSVGHGAIIHGCRIGKGTLIGMGAIVLNGADISEYALIGAGALITERKSIPSYTLSMGSPAKVVRDLNDSDLARMRKTMESYCLKAEEYRSMN; encoded by the coding sequence ATGCTGCATAGCTACAACGGGATCATGCCGAAGGTGCATCAGACTGCATTTTTGGCGGCGGGGGTTCAGCTGATCGGAGATGTCGTCATCGAGGAGGGCGCTTCCGTCTGGTACAACACGGTGCTGCGAGGAGATTTGGCGCCGATTCGTATCGGACGTCGAAGCAACATCCAAGATGGCTGTATCGGTCATGTGAATACCGATCAGCCACTAATCGTCGAGGATGAGGTGTCTGTCGGACACGGAGCTATCATTCACGGCTGCCGCATAGGCAAAGGCACATTAATCGGCATGGGGGCGATTGTCCTTAACGGTGCCGACATCAGTGAATATGCTTTAATAGGAGCAGGTGCGCTTATAACGGAGCGGAAGTCGATACCCTCGTACACGCTTTCAATGGGCTCCCCGGCGAAGGTGGTCCGCGACTTGAATGATTCGGACTTGGCGCGGATGCGAAAAACAATGGAGAGCTATTGCTTGAAGGCCGAGGAATATCGAAGCATGAACTAA
- a CDS encoding IDEAL domain-containing protein, protein MGKMNVTGDVMLGLFAEMVLDEAIRRYKEKKLYSEIDSALAAKDKSAFLVLTAELNKLRLERKCG, encoded by the coding sequence ATGGGCAAAATGAATGTAACAGGCGACGTCATGCTGGGCTTGTTCGCTGAAATGGTGCTGGATGAGGCGATTCGACGCTATAAGGAAAAAAAGCTGTATTCCGAGATCGACAGTGCTTTGGCTGCCAAAGATAAATCCGCCTTTTTAGTCCTTACAGCTGAGCTGAATAAGCTGCGGCTAGAGCGTAAATGCGGCTAA
- a CDS encoding DUF2487 family protein produces the protein MKFSDIEAVQWKELQPYLDTCILPVTGMDGSEEPWQATDALEALRDVLDLIEVPFRGRVVTYPAFHYFGTGQAAAAGLALLEELCERLRLSGFRYIVLVSAASKELAVGLESASGSDLLIHMTREELCDPEVDAKRAVAAMLTALWNGRQSV, from the coding sequence ATGAAGTTCAGTGATATCGAGGCTGTGCAGTGGAAGGAGCTGCAGCCTTATTTAGACACGTGCATCCTTCCGGTTACCGGCATGGATGGCAGTGAGGAGCCGTGGCAGGCGACCGATGCGCTGGAGGCGCTGAGGGATGTGCTTGACTTAATTGAAGTACCGTTCAGAGGGCGCGTTGTGACGTATCCGGCCTTCCATTATTTCGGCACCGGACAAGCGGCAGCTGCCGGTCTGGCATTGCTGGAGGAGCTATGCGAGAGGCTAAGGCTGTCAGGCTTCCGCTATATCGTACTTGTGTCGGCAGCATCCAAGGAGCTGGCAGTCGGTCTTGAGTCGGCCTCTGGATCGGATCTGCTCATTCATATGACTCGTGAGGAGCTCTGCGATCCAGAGGTCGACGCGAAACGTGCTGTGGCCGCCATGCTTACAGCATTATGGAATGGAAGGCAATCTGTGTGA
- a CDS encoding ubiquinol-cytochrome c reductase iron-sulfur subunit, whose product MNDHTSHDSQHQGQKPVKRREMSRRQFLSYTLGGAGAFMGAGMLVPMVRFAVDPVLQPKAKADWVKVVEEAQVTTTPKSFKFKVLQTDGWYESEPELEAWIAKDKAGNVFALNPTCKHLGCTVNWNGSPEFKDEYYCPCHGAHYTADGKHLAVASAPLDEYEVKVEQGFVYLGQLGPNKRV is encoded by the coding sequence ATGAACGATCATACGAGTCACGATTCGCAGCATCAGGGTCAGAAGCCGGTTAAGCGTCGCGAAATGTCCAGACGCCAGTTTCTTTCCTATACCCTTGGCGGAGCAGGTGCATTCATGGGCGCAGGTATGCTGGTGCCGATGGTTCGATTTGCGGTCGATCCGGTTCTTCAGCCGAAGGCGAAGGCGGACTGGGTGAAGGTCGTCGAGGAAGCTCAAGTTACGACGACGCCGAAGTCCTTTAAGTTCAAGGTGCTTCAGACCGACGGCTGGTACGAGAGCGAGCCTGAGCTTGAAGCATGGATTGCCAAGGACAAGGCTGGCAACGTATTCGCGCTGAATCCGACATGTAAGCATCTGGGCTGTACAGTTAACTGGAACGGCAGTCCCGAGTTCAAGGATGAATATTATTGTCCGTGTCACGGTGCTCACTATACAGCTGACGGCAAGCATCTGGCTGTAGCTTCGGCACCGCTCGATGAGTATGAAGTGAAAGTGGAGCAAGGCTTCGTGTATCTCGGTCAGCTTGGTCCGAACAAACGGGTGTAA
- the qcrB gene encoding menaquinol-cytochrome c reductase cytochrome b subunit has protein sequence MFKSVYNWIDERLDITPMWRDVADHEVPEHVNPAHHFSAFVYCFGGLTFFITVIQILSGMFLTMYYVPDIINAYASVDYLQHKVAFGVIVRGMHHWGASLVIVMMFLHTLRVFFTGSYKAPREMNWVVGMLIFFVMLGLGLTGYLLPWDNKAYFATSVTLKIVESAPYIGPYVKTFLQGGEIIGAQTLTRFFALHVFFLPGALLGLLAGHFIMIRKQGISGPL, from the coding sequence ATGTTTAAAAGTGTTTATAACTGGATCGATGAACGCCTTGACATCACGCCGATGTGGAGAGACGTTGCAGACCATGAGGTGCCGGAGCACGTTAACCCGGCTCACCACTTCTCTGCATTCGTTTATTGCTTTGGCGGCTTGACGTTTTTCATCACAGTTATTCAGATCTTGTCCGGTATGTTCCTGACGATGTACTACGTTCCGGATATTATTAATGCGTATGCGAGTGTTGACTACTTGCAGCATAAGGTTGCGTTCGGTGTTATCGTGCGCGGTATGCACCACTGGGGCGCCAGCCTCGTAATCGTCATGATGTTCCTACATACGCTCCGCGTGTTCTTCACAGGATCGTACAAGGCTCCTCGAGAGATGAACTGGGTTGTAGGAATGCTGATTTTCTTCGTTATGCTCGGTCTAGGTCTCACAGGCTACCTGCTTCCTTGGGATAACAAAGCCTACTTCGCAACGAGCGTTACGCTGAAAATCGTTGAGTCCGCTCCGTATATTGGACCGTACGTGAAGACGTTCCTGCAGGGCGGCGAGATCATCGGCGCGCAAACGCTGACTCGCTTCTTCGCGCTGCACGTGTTCTTCTTGCCGGGCGCGTTGCTCGGACTGCTTGCCGGTCACTTCATCATGATCCGTAAGCAAGGTATTTCCGGGCCGCTGTAA
- a CDS encoding menaquinol-cytochrome c reductase cytochrome b/c subunit: MAHGPKPGEKIVFVGDSRVRAKDKQDRPIPQDFSAYPGKSEVFIPNFLLKEWMVGVVVLLGILALVMSEAAPLGYPADPTNTGFIPMPDWYFLFMYQLLKYPYTSGDYVVLGTVVIPGLLFGGLLLAPFLDTGKERRFYKRPIATALMFLSLVACTYLTVYSWDHYQHELKEKNIIPEHIKREQEMHAAKGEGGHTPAKKPGAKEQLAAIVAPDDPAAAIYQKSNCLSCHGGDLKGMPAAGIPALRGVGDKLDQAGILNVIKNGQGNMTPMYDANIAKGLTADDIDKLAEWLSKQKK, from the coding sequence GTGGCTCACGGACCTAAACCTGGTGAAAAAATTGTATTCGTTGGAGATTCGCGCGTTCGCGCAAAGGATAAGCAAGATCGCCCTATACCGCAAGACTTCTCGGCTTACCCGGGTAAGTCAGAGGTGTTCATCCCGAACTTCCTGCTGAAGGAATGGATGGTAGGGGTTGTCGTTCTGCTCGGTATTCTTGCGCTCGTTATGTCCGAGGCAGCTCCGCTCGGCTATCCGGCGGACCCGACGAACACCGGCTTCATTCCGATGCCGGACTGGTACTTCCTCTTCATGTACCAGCTGCTGAAATATCCGTATACATCCGGAGACTATGTTGTGCTTGGTACGGTCGTTATTCCTGGACTACTGTTCGGTGGACTGTTGCTAGCACCGTTCCTCGATACGGGTAAAGAAAGACGCTTCTACAAGCGTCCGATTGCTACTGCCTTGATGTTCCTTAGCTTGGTCGCTTGTACGTACCTGACTGTGTACTCTTGGGACCACTACCAGCATGAGCTGAAGGAAAAAAATATTATTCCTGAGCACATCAAGCGTGAACAGGAGATGCATGCGGCTAAGGGCGAGGGCGGACATACGCCAGCGAAGAAGCCTGGTGCGAAGGAGCAGCTCGCTGCGATTGTCGCTCCGGATGATCCGGCTGCAGCAATTTATCAGAAGTCCAACTGCTTGTCCTGCCATGGCGGCGACCTGAAGGGTATGCCGGCTGCAGGTATCCCAGCACTTCGCGGTGTTGGCGACAAGCTGGATCAGGCAGGTATCTTGAATGTCATCAAGAACGGCCAAGGTAATATGACCCCAATGTATGATGCGAACATTGCCAAGGGCTTGACGGCTGATGACATCGATAAGCTTGCTGAATGGCTATCCAAGCAAAAGAAATAA
- a CDS encoding DUF1405 domain-containing protein — MTDWRIAYFVSDRFLTSRLMLTLLLIINVPGTVYGYQWYWGQLQYTAREVGEQYLPFVPDSPTASLFFSLFLFYLLASWRRETQMAVMPERSGFVRGFVEAMALITSFKYGIWAVVMIWASAYQGDSVSWQDWMLTISHLGMAAEALLYVRLYRFTAVAVITASVWTLWNDTMDYNVGVFPGLPDTLMDDLKVVESFTVTLSIVSIGIAAAVLLYRYRSLRANG; from the coding sequence TTGACAGACTGGCGAATCGCTTATTTCGTGTCCGATCGCTTTCTAACGAGTAGGCTCATGCTTACGCTTTTGCTCATCATTAATGTGCCAGGTACGGTGTACGGCTACCAATGGTACTGGGGGCAGCTTCAGTATACGGCGAGGGAGGTGGGAGAGCAGTATCTACCTTTTGTGCCGGATAGTCCGACTGCGAGCTTGTTCTTCAGCCTATTCCTCTTCTACTTACTCGCGAGCTGGAGACGAGAGACTCAGATGGCCGTGATGCCAGAACGGTCCGGCTTCGTGCGCGGCTTCGTAGAGGCGATGGCGCTCATCACGTCGTTTAAGTACGGAATATGGGCCGTTGTGATGATCTGGGCCTCAGCGTATCAAGGGGATTCCGTTAGCTGGCAAGATTGGATGCTCACGATCTCTCATCTGGGGATGGCGGCCGAGGCTCTCCTCTATGTGAGGCTGTACCGATTCACAGCTGTGGCGGTTATCACGGCCTCCGTATGGACGCTCTGGAACGATACGATGGACTACAATGTCGGTGTGTTTCCTGGGCTTCCTGACACATTGATGGACGACCTGAAGGTGGTTGAGTCGTTCACGGTCACTCTCAGCATCGTGAGTATAGGCATTGCCGCAGCAGTGCTACTGTATCGCTACCGCTCACTAAGAGCTAATGGATAG
- a CDS encoding sporulation protein YpjB: MIWFLWKKWLAISIMCVLAMSMVTGCGSKGESKDAKESETNRSAAAPSQEQLKQIKLLNETADGMYQKVQKGDIAGGRELLLQLSDQVTNISFDGIASVEGINALTETVVEGKRVLNAVKFDPAAGQIAAAKIRLATDALTHANQPLWLQFYKQLQDDVNAIEQAAKTSDKTALKNATVLLEQHYAIVHPSLIISRPEADVERMDSLITFIQTQADNQGMPYRNVLNAVPPLRQALDKLFMKRETTAFLPYPEPQNPLLWTAIFGSVIMAALGFAGWRLWKKDDGLVRVKRSE; this comes from the coding sequence ATGATATGGTTCCTATGGAAGAAGTGGCTGGCGATCAGCATCATGTGTGTACTTGCTATGAGTATGGTAACAGGCTGTGGCAGCAAGGGTGAGAGCAAGGATGCGAAGGAGAGCGAGACGAATCGTTCAGCAGCAGCACCTTCACAGGAGCAGCTGAAGCAGATCAAGCTGCTGAACGAAACAGCCGATGGGATGTACCAGAAAGTACAGAAGGGCGATATTGCAGGCGGACGGGAGCTATTGCTACAGCTGAGCGATCAAGTAACGAACATCAGCTTTGACGGTATTGCGTCTGTGGAAGGCATTAATGCATTGACGGAAACAGTCGTTGAAGGAAAGCGTGTATTGAACGCAGTCAAATTCGATCCTGCGGCCGGTCAAATCGCGGCAGCGAAGATTCGTCTTGCTACTGATGCACTGACGCATGCGAACCAGCCGCTGTGGCTGCAGTTCTACAAGCAGCTTCAGGATGATGTGAATGCGATCGAGCAGGCAGCGAAGACGAGTGACAAGACCGCGCTGAAAAATGCGACTGTGCTGCTAGAGCAGCATTATGCGATCGTACACCCAAGCCTTATCATTAGCAGACCAGAAGCGGATGTCGAGCGCATGGATTCGCTTATCACGTTCATCCAGACACAAGCAGATAATCAAGGTATGCCTTATCGCAATGTGCTGAATGCGGTCCCCCCATTAAGACAAGCGCTTGACAAGCTGTTCATGAAGCGCGAGACGACGGCCTTCTTGCCTTATCCGGAGCCCCAAAACCCACTACTATGGACAGCTATTTTCGGCTCTGTCATTATGGCGGCCCTCGGCTTTGCCGGTTGGCGGTTGTGGAAGAAGGATGACGGACTTGTACGTGTCAAACGGTCCGAGTAG
- a CDS encoding transposase — translation MLPYIDKIINEFRSCFSRQAAFHWFVITVIGLMVRSDQLGVTSIVRDLTLHPRCYETLIHFFRSSAWSLESLRLTWLQVVRKAAPLMTVGDRVVLVGDGMKQSKEGRRMPGVKKMHQESENSSKGEYIFGHLFGAVGVLVGASAKWFCLPLFMNLQDGVKTIWNWGASAPAEPKSDSHVVQMIGQGFAAAKVLGDALFLLDRYFLSVPALIRWKQEQAASGVRLDLITKAKVNTTAYEFPAAKKPGRGRPPKKGAKVKLKELFQTRAASFQTAEVMLYGKEETVSFLCLDLLWGQKLYQPLRFVLVLRGDQTSILVSTDLTLAGPEIISLYGYRFKIECTFREMKQVIGAFGYRFWSKSMPKLKRYLRKTESHPLEQVKNEQDQKRIRQTLEAIEGFVMCSCIATGLIQMVALTFSARTPGLFSRYLRTPSKAIVSEATVAVYLRRSIFRMVAQHPDLPITEIIRSKQEKNTNNVDLLAS, via the coding sequence ATGCTCCCATACATCGATAAAATCATAAATGAATTTCGTTCCTGCTTCTCCAGGCAAGCCGCCTTTCACTGGTTTGTCATTACGGTGATCGGCCTGATGGTGCGCTCCGACCAGTTAGGGGTGACCTCCATTGTACGAGACCTTACGCTGCATCCGCGCTGCTACGAGACGCTGATCCATTTCTTTCGTTCTTCGGCCTGGTCGCTGGAATCCCTTCGATTAACTTGGCTCCAAGTCGTCCGCAAGGCGGCTCCTTTGATGACCGTTGGTGATCGCGTAGTCCTGGTGGGCGATGGCATGAAGCAGTCCAAGGAAGGCCGTCGAATGCCCGGCGTGAAGAAAATGCATCAGGAATCAGAAAATTCGTCCAAAGGTGAATATATCTTTGGCCATCTCTTTGGAGCCGTCGGTGTGTTGGTCGGAGCGTCGGCCAAATGGTTCTGCTTGCCCCTCTTTATGAATTTGCAAGACGGCGTGAAAACGATTTGGAACTGGGGAGCGTCCGCTCCAGCCGAGCCGAAATCAGATTCCCATGTGGTGCAAATGATCGGGCAGGGCTTTGCCGCCGCGAAGGTGCTTGGTGACGCCTTGTTCCTGCTGGATCGCTATTTTCTGTCCGTTCCGGCGCTGATCCGGTGGAAGCAGGAGCAGGCTGCGAGCGGAGTCCGACTGGACCTCATCACGAAGGCCAAAGTCAACACCACAGCCTATGAATTCCCCGCTGCCAAAAAACCAGGCCGGGGCCGTCCGCCGAAGAAAGGTGCGAAAGTCAAGCTCAAGGAGCTTTTTCAAACCCGGGCAGCATCGTTTCAAACGGCCGAGGTGATGCTGTATGGCAAGGAAGAAACGGTTTCCTTTTTGTGCCTGGACCTGTTGTGGGGGCAAAAGCTGTATCAGCCTTTGCGATTTGTCCTGGTGCTGCGTGGAGACCAGACCTCTATTTTGGTGAGTACGGACCTGACGCTTGCCGGCCCCGAGATCATTTCCTTGTACGGATACCGGTTCAAGATCGAATGTACGTTTCGGGAAATGAAACAAGTCATCGGCGCCTTCGGCTATCGCTTCTGGAGCAAATCCATGCCGAAGCTCAAGCGGTATCTACGCAAGACCGAGAGCCATCCACTGGAACAAGTAAAGAACGAACAGGATCAAAAGCGAATACGACAAACACTTGAAGCCATCGAAGGATTCGTCATGTGCAGTTGCATCGCAACCGGCTTAATTCAGATGGTCGCGTTGACGTTTTCGGCGCGTACGCCGGGCTTGTTCTCGCGCTATTTGCGAACACCATCGAAAGCCATCGTCTCTGAGGCTACCGTGGCGGTTTATTTGCGCAGATCCATTTTTCGCATGGTTGCCCAGCACCCGGATTTACCCATAACCGAAATAATTCGTTCCAAGCAGGAAAAAAACACGAACAACGTGGATTTGCTGGCTTCTTAA
- a CDS encoding YitT family protein translates to MRNLLPITLGTAIYAFGLHYFIIANEFMEGGVTGVALLLNYIFGFPPSLTTLVINVPLFLIGWKYLGRQAVGYSIAGTFLLSFFLWMMELGIHAGLIVPFRTDQDIFLVSAYAGVTLGAGLGIVFRYGGTTGGSDIIAQIGHKLKGWSVGRLILVVDAIVLGMALFFIPKEKIMYTLVVVFIATKIIDIIVEGAYAAKAFTIITEQAEELAAVITSNLDRGVTLFPAVGAYSKRQKNVVYCVVARSEMKRLKDLIRSVDPRSFIIITEVHDVVGEGFKPI, encoded by the coding sequence ATGCGCAATCTGCTGCCGATTACGCTCGGAACGGCGATCTATGCCTTCGGCCTTCATTACTTTATTATCGCGAACGAATTTATGGAGGGCGGTGTCACTGGCGTCGCTCTGCTTTTAAACTATATATTCGGCTTCCCGCCTTCGCTGACTACACTTGTCATCAATGTACCATTATTTCTTATCGGGTGGAAATATCTTGGGCGGCAGGCAGTCGGCTACTCGATAGCCGGAACCTTCCTGCTCTCCTTCTTTCTGTGGATGATGGAGCTTGGCATCCATGCGGGCTTGATCGTTCCATTTCGTACGGATCAAGACATATTTCTCGTCTCTGCCTATGCGGGCGTCACATTAGGAGCAGGACTCGGCATCGTCTTCCGCTATGGTGGCACGACGGGCGGGTCCGATATTATCGCTCAGATCGGTCATAAGCTGAAGGGCTGGAGCGTAGGGCGACTCATACTCGTCGTCGATGCGATCGTATTAGGCATGGCGCTCTTCTTCATTCCGAAGGAGAAGATCATGTATACGCTGGTCGTCGTCTTCATTGCCACGAAGATCATCGATATTATCGTAGAGGGTGCGTATGCAGCTAAGGCGTTCACCATTATTACGGAGCAAGCCGAGGAGCTTGCCGCTGTCATTACGAGCAATCTCGACCGTGGCGTCACCTTATTCCCTGCTGTTGGCGCTTATTCGAAGAGACAGAAGAACGTCGTATATTGTGTGGTGGCCCGGAGCGAAATGAAAAGGCTTAAAGACCTCATCCGCTCCGTCGACCCCCGTTCGTTCATTATCATAACGGAGGTGCACGACGTCGTCGGCGAAGGCTTTAAGCCTATATAG
- a CDS encoding nucleotide pyrophosphohydrolase — MDKERSLKDLQEEVHAYISQFKEGYFGPLSMMARMTEEVGELAREVNHQFGEKPKKTTEADNSIEMELGDILYVIICFANSMNIDLQEAHDKVMHKFRTRDADRWTRINTDS, encoded by the coding sequence ATGGATAAGGAACGTTCCTTAAAGGACCTTCAGGAAGAGGTTCATGCCTATATTTCACAGTTCAAGGAAGGCTACTTCGGTCCACTCTCGATGATGGCGAGGATGACCGAGGAGGTCGGCGAGCTCGCGCGCGAGGTCAATCATCAATTCGGCGAGAAGCCGAAGAAGACGACTGAGGCGGACAATTCGATCGAGATGGAGCTTGGCGACATTCTATATGTCATCATCTGCTTTGCGAATTCGATGAACATCGATCTTCAGGAAGCGCATGATAAAGTGATGCACAAGTTCCGCACCCGCGATGCAGATCGCTGGACCCGAATAAACACCGATTCGTAA
- a CDS encoding tetratricopeptide repeat protein — protein MDGEYAIKKAYESILKHDFEQAIVWFEQAIQSNPTCASYHYKLSITYARSNKLQKAIDHAGQAVKLDSSDEHYRFHLQHLKAKALLFEAEKLFEESDERLWLAVALLKQAAQMDPLSSEAFLLLGIAYSRLDEYSLAIGAIKDLLKLDPGHEIGGRLLSEYEMKWKLYMQRTSQTGVQKERDLDHGANEN, from the coding sequence ATGGACGGCGAATATGCGATAAAGAAAGCGTATGAATCGATATTGAAGCATGATTTCGAACAGGCGATCGTCTGGTTCGAGCAAGCGATACAATCGAATCCGACGTGTGCGTCGTACCACTATAAGCTGTCGATTACGTACGCGCGCAGCAACAAGCTGCAGAAGGCGATTGACCATGCGGGTCAAGCGGTTAAGCTCGATTCGTCGGATGAGCATTACCGGTTTCATCTGCAGCATCTGAAGGCGAAGGCGCTGCTGTTCGAAGCGGAGAAGCTGTTCGAGGAATCAGATGAACGACTGTGGCTGGCGGTAGCCTTGCTGAAGCAAGCTGCACAAATGGACCCTCTGTCATCAGAGGCTTTCCTATTGCTGGGGATCGCCTACAGCCGGCTGGACGAATATAGTCTGGCAATTGGGGCAATCAAAGATCTACTGAAGCTCGATCCCGGTCATGAGATCGGCGGTCGACTGCTCTCGGAATATGAGATGAAATGGAAACTATATATGCAGCGTACTTCACAGACGGGAGTGCAGAAGGAGAGGGACCTTGATCATGGTGCAAACGAGAATTAA